GAGGTTCCTTGTATAGCGCCGGTAATACGTGTGGCAAAGCACAGACACAAGCtcacgggggagggggagggcagtcagtatcctttttttttttttgagtggctTGGggactattttctttttcctctgaaagTGAGTCCTGTGTAGCTCTCAGTCCTGAAACCTCTAAACTCCAGAACTGGTTCATGAGGAAGGTTCTGTTCTCCCTCCTTGCAGGAGTTGCTGGAGAGCCGCTGCCCGTGGATAGTGAGAAGGACATCTTTGACTACATCCAGTGGAAATACCGAGAACCCAAGGATCGAAGTGAATGAGGCCCATCCTCCCCGGCACAGCCCAATAGgtcttaatttatttcttaacCTTTGCTACGTAAGGGTCTGTggtgtttttaaataattgtttcttcATGCTGTAGCTTGCGTTAGTCAATAAAACCTCTTGTACTATTATCAGATGATCTTGTGCTTATTTTATTagcaaatatgtttaaatttatatattctgTTCATGATCACACTTTACTAAGGGTCAGTGGAGAGGAGTAAGAGATGAGATGATAACAAATCTTAAAtgggaatttttgttttctcattttctgtccTTATGCTATAAACCACATTACCTCATTACCTTTCCTGCTATTTACTGATTGTAAATTAGTCAATTAAGCAAGCCTTTGGAAGAAGGTTCAATCTTTTTTAGAGACTTTTTTCTATGCTTGGCCCATATGCGATTTTGTAACATATACTTATAACCTAATTCCAAGAACAGGTGTGTGATTTATCTCTTAAATGAAATCTGTAACAGTTGATTGTAATCCATCAGAAAGAGCTTCCCTAATTAAAACTACTTTTAATATGTAcccatatgtataaaatatggtCTCTTATACTTTGAacaaagattttacttttttttgcccTAGTTTTCTTCCAGTGTAACTTTTAAGTTCAGATGGTCAAAATGTATAAGTAAAAGTACTCCTTGAAAGCCCTAGCTTtgaaatatagaaattatttaaatacaaaatataggAAGTTCTCAAATGGTAAGTAAAgctattgaaaacaaaataacgTAAAAATGCTTTGTAACTTGCAGTGGGCTATACAAACATAAGATACTACCTTTTGAATCTTACTTCTTTATTAACCAAGTTACTTTGTAGCAAAACGGTATTTCCCTTCCAAGAAATAAGTGATTATAAACAATGGgggttttaaggaaaaataaagtatttgcTGTGACAATTTTCCCTGCCTACTACTGTCAGGTACCATAACTTCACCAGAAATTACGTAAAGATTTATTTGAACTAACTGAATCACTAGATCAAAGTTAAATTTGTTATAGAATCACATCACTTTTCTGCAGAAATAGACAACAAGCCCAAACTAAGTTTCCATTCATCACAAGGCAGCTTCTCCAGCTCAGTCTGTTTCACTTACTACAAGATTTGattttaagagttatttgtatGGGAAGATTTTTAAGTTCTTGTCTGAGACTTCTGCTGGAAGACGTGCAGCTGTTTAGATCTTCTGGCCACACTCTTACCCGGGAGTTTCGTTGATTTCCAGTGGCCTGACTTCGACATGATAGTCCAGGACCACAGCCCCAGCGCTGGAAGATTTCTGGAGCTTGCGCGGCATCCTTGTGCGCTCTCCTAGAGCAGACCTGTCCCTCCAATGGGGCCGGTTTACAAATTTTAGTCCAAAAATGACGAGCACAGCAAAGTCCAGGTCCACAGTCGAAAGTTCTAAGACAGCTTTCTCCCTCTTGTCCTGTAACGAGATTGATACGGGCTTTAGTAATAAGCAGGGGGAATGGTGGCTTGTGAGGGCATGACTGGGTTAGGGCGTGGGGTGTAGGATAAGGTCGGATAGAACAACAGCATGCCTGGCTCCTGGGCTGAAAGCAACAATGGAGTGGACATCTCTGTCTTCCCAAACACAATTTACTGCTTTATaaagttaaaacatttattaaagaaagatgGGATTTCCAGTCTTGAGACATGAAATAAGTATCACTCATCAGTGTTTTATTAAATGGGATTTGTACTGACCCAAAGAGAGACCACTACTTACACAGGGGGCAGTTAGCCGTCTTCAACAAACAAGAATGGCCAATTCACCACCTTCAAAATCCTAGCtgctttatgtcaaagattgGAATTTGAGACTACAATTTTGTAAAAAGCATCTTAGTGAAGTTTGTATTTTGTCCGAGAATGAAAAGTtattgcatctgtgttcatctctcttttattttgtattctgaggatctagaaagggaaatttctattTGTTAAATTATAGGCTATAAAAAGATGTGCATATAAAATTTAGTTAAACAATTAAAGGCTTTCTTGCTAATCAGCCCGTTATTATAGCTATTCCCCGTCCTCTTGGCCTGCCAACTACCTTGTGCTCTTACCCCCATGATCTCCATAGCTGTTTACGGAAAGAGATTGGAAATAGGACATGCTCCCTAGGTGTTTCCGGGGTGGAGAGGCCTAAGTCAGTTTCAGCCTGTCCTTAAGAGCCtaggaggagaaaatatttttcttaaaaaaaaaaaaaaaaaaaaaaaatatatatatatatatatatatatatatatatatatatatatgcttagaATGCTGCTGTTACCCTTactgccttgtgatttttttaatatttggcttCCTCTTGGGTTTGTTTTCCTGAATTGAGTGCTCATTTGTTCCTTGTGTATCTGTGTCGTCTTGGTCATCGATCTGCCTCTCCAGTATTGGGGTTGCATCTTCCATTGCAGTGCAAACATCTGAGAGAAAAGCAGGTGGAGTTAGAGGATGAGAACCACAGACAGGCTCATTATCAGACTGTCACAGGGTTTGGCAGTACTTCCGCCTTCAGTTTCTGTATAACTTTCTGGATTTCCGGGACACAGGCACTAAATATTTACATCTCACATATGGCAAAGCAGGTGCTTAAGTAATTAATGGAATCTTAAGTGAAAACAGAAGAACTTGAAAGATTCCAACTTGAACCCTTGCTTTAAAATCATCTCCAAGTTGCTGGCAAGAGTTGTTGCCGGGAAAGAAACTATTTTGCTGCATCGGGAAGAGGCAGCTGCGGAGAACCACTTTGGAGCCTTTAGAGAGTGCCTGTCGTGGAATACCCTAGTCTAAGAGACCCGGATGCTGTGTCTGCTCTTTGGGAGCGCTGCAGTCCTGCAAGGTCTTCGTGCTGACTCACCATTCACGCGGAGCGTCCCCGGGCAGCACACGGCAGCCCGCTGGCACCACCTCCGTAATCCACGACAGGTAGCACAGGATGGCTTCTCATCCTGGGGTTTGAGGCAGAATTTTCTAGTGTCGCAGTCTTTGTCAGACATGCACTGTGAACCCTGTAAAGAGAAGCTGTTGTCACAGGGCTAGGGAATCCGGCGAGATGTGAAGAGTTTTTATTCCAGGCAGGAGATGGAGAAAGCCAAAAAGAGAGGCACTTTAAACACTGAGGCAAACCTCAAGCAGCATCTTGACTTTTCACTAGAATTGGTTTTCTTTCACAAAGGGGAGAGCAAATCACCAACGAAGAGACCTATGTGCTGCAAAGGTTATTTGTGTCTGAAAAATTGTCCTACTTTTAAACATAGAATTTCATCTTTTATGctgtgaaaatggaagaaaatgttttcccACGTGTGTCTTAGAGACGGTTATGAGATTTTTGATATGTATCTAGAAGCTCTGGATGCTGTGCGATAGTTTAAAGAAGTGTTGGTGTTTGTGGCATCCCTATTTGACCTTTTTACTGCAGTGAATCACATCAGTCACCATTTGCCAAGTAGGCCCCTCAGTGGGTCAACCCAACCATCCTTTGATTTCTAGTGATGCCTCATTTGCAGAGAAACAGATACCGAAGACTGATTTTTCTCATCTACGGTTGATGCtttttcatatgtatatgaaACATTTCCTATAAAACAATTCTGTGAAGTGAGAGGGTTGGCACGCAGCATGTAACTTCTGACTCCCATAGtccctggctgtgtggccttggttaAATTCCTCAGCGTCTCTGAGCCCATTTCCGCCATCTGTCATTAGGAGATGTGATAGCTGTCTCAAGCTctgaggaagaggaaatgagaCAGTATGTATAAAAGGCCTGGCACGTGGTGTATAGCTTTCTAAATGTTAGCTTACTCCCTGATTTATAGGCGAATTGATAGCCCTGAAATTCAATGCCCTGAAAAGCCACTTGGCTCATCTGGTGAGTCAATGCTAAAGCGACTGGATTCTTCCAGGGTGCCTTCCACAGCCTCAATCCGGCCCACCGTCTAGATGAGCTACTTCAGATGCTCATCTGTGTGATGGCTTCACTCGAGCCCAGCGCCCAGCCCTCCCCCTCTACCGAGCGTTACCTTCCGGGCCCCTTGCGCATCCACAGAGCTCTTGTTGTTGACATCCAGAACCAGGGCTCCCGGGGGGCGCACAGCCAGCCAAGCCGCAGCAGGACCAACACCACCATCCTGGACCTTCTCAGCCCTCCCTGCGTCCTCCTCGAAGCTGGGCTGCTCTGAACCCACGATGGAGCTTTTGCCAAAATGGGAACTCGGCAAGTCGCCTGGGATTGCTTTTTCTGAAAGAGAAGCAAATCTTCATTGGAGGAAGGTGTGTGAAGTCAGGCGAGCGAGGTCTGACCGGCGGGTTCCCTCTGAAACTGTTTATAGACgtgccctctcctttctctcctcctccttcctcctccatttccttccttcttacccCACACAGGCTCCAACAAATTCCCTCAAATCTGTTTGATCAATAGTCCAAAACGAGGACTCAATAGAGggggagcagaggcagggctgcAGCCACTGCTCCTCCAGGGGTTGAACCCCTCTTAATCACTGCATGTCAAAGTCAGTTCAAAGGGCCAGCCGAAGAGCAGGATGTCTGTATCAAAAGCAAACTCTGATAATCACCTGCATTTCCTACCTTCAGTAATCCTGTGAGGCTGGAGGGAGTCTGCTCTAAGATCTGTTTTCACAGCTAGTTGTGCTCCAAGAAAGGATGAAACCTGTTAGCCAATACGCTCTGCGGGATGCCAAAAACTAATGAGTTACAAAAAATATACTGAGAAACTTTACACTGTGCTCAGAtagtgaagacagagagaaaagagacaaaatgcCCCCTGAGTGTCTCCAGTATTCAGATGTAAAAATCCCAATAGCTTAAGAGCTGTGAATGTAACAGCACCTGTCCCGACTAAATGTCAATTGGAAAATAATTCtccttaaaatgaaaatggaactGTTTGAAGTTAGGATTATTTAATTAGGAAGataatgattttataaaaattgccTTTTTTTAGTGATAGGGACAACCGCAGAAAGCccattttatatacagttttataCAGTTTAATAGGAAGTTTAGGTGTATTTTATGAGCAATGGATTTAATTTGTGTTGTATGATGTTGAAGTGACTTAAGCAGAACAGGCTCCAAGACTGTAACTCATTTCAGATGGGATTTCATGCATTTTCAAGTTtcctaatttgaatttttaaaaaatgcttcatccctttttctctgattttttttttccagccagaCTGTTAGCAAAGTCGAGTGATTTAGACATGTGCTTATCACTGCCTAAGTCCTTTAAGGGTAGATCTGGGTCCCCAAATCCCTTCGTTGTTTGCTTGGTTCTCAGGGTAAATTCATCCCCGTACCTGGGGTGTAAGGCACCGTTTAAAATCTACCAGTGCCCCTTATCTATGCCATCAATGGTAACCTTGGTGTTAATGGGTCTTCCTCCAAAACACCTGACATCAGTCCGTCAAGAGGTACCTGGACATTCTGTGCCAGGGGACCATTCCCAGCCTCGAGGGACACCTGGAGCCCAGTGGCTGGGGCAGGTGACCTGAGGGTCCATTACCTGGCTCTCTTCCTGGGGTTGGATGCCTGTCCCCATCGTGTGGCACAACGGAGCTATTTCTTCTGCAAATACTACTTGTTTTCATGTAAACTGAGAGCATCAAACACCCTTTGATAGTAGGATACTCCTGGTGACTAGGGGTGttccagaatttattttgaaGTTGGACAATTATGGCCAAACATAAAGGAGAGAGCCCCAGGGTTCGCTCTCTGCTGGGTTTCCCTGCTTCCTGTTACCTAACAGAAGAGAGAATACCAGGGCACCAGAGGCCTCTGGCAAAACACACAGACAAAAAGTACTGGAACCAAACGTTCATTGAGTACTTTGTACTTAACAGAACCTATGTGTAGGTGTTGGGAATTAAAGATAAAACACAGTCCTTGCCCCTGAGGGGTTAGTGTCCAAGAAGATCTACATGTAGAGATGATTTTGATATATTATAACAAGCACTAAGATAAAGATAGAAATGTGGGGCTGAAGGATCACAGAGGAGGGTGTGATTAGACCTTCTGGAGGAATGAAGGAATGCCTCTACAGAGGTGGTGACTGGTCATTTGAGCTGGGTTTTGTGGGATGAGTAGGAGTTTCCTAGGTTGAGAAGTAGGGGATGGTCTTACCCCAGGCTCAGAGGGTGAAGTGTgtgcaggggcagggaggtgcATTTTGGTTCTAGAGAATCTGTGTGGCTGGGGCAGATGGTGGAGAGACAAGAGGAGGCTAGACTGAGGAACGGCAAAGGACACCGGGTATTATTTCATATGCAGTAGAAAGTCATTGGGGGAATATTTGAACTTGAAAATGGCAGGATCTAATTTGCTTTTTAGGAAAGCAGCGCTGGTGGCGGTGTGGAGCTAGGGTGCAGTGGATTGAAAGCGGATGCTGGGCCAATGAAGAGAAGGacgaggaggcagaggagggccaGTGTAAGGCAGTGACATGGTGACAGTGAGAACCAGCCAAGGATGGGATTTGGCACTTGAGTCCCTACCATTTGATGTGGGGGGTGGCGGGTGAGTGAGACAGAAGAGCTGAGGTTACCCTGACGTTTCTAATTCCACGCACAGGTGGATAGCTATGGCACTGAAGACGGAATTCAGGATGGAAAGCAGATTGGGGGGGAAGGGTGACACGATCCAAATCATCAAGGCTTTGCTGGGTATCTTAACATGGAAGATGGAAGATTAACCCCCGTGTCTTCCAGGAGCGATGCTCCCACAGACCGAGAGGGGTGAGGATGCAGACACACCAGGTGCAGGAGGCTACAAACAGGGAAACAAAACCGAAAAGCAggctcctctctgtctctgtctctgcttgACTTTCTCTCAGCCTTGTAAGAgtgcaggctttggagtcaggccgACCTGATCTGAGCATCAGTCTGGCCTCCCCCATAGCCCCCGATTCCCCCACTCTCCCAGGCATCCAGCTGCCCGCCATGGTGTTTATAAAACTCTATTGTGATTGGGTACTTCTTTGTCTCTACAACGAGGTGATAAGCtctgggtgggcagggctgtagctgttcatctttgtatcctcatgCTTTGagggcctggcatataatagaAGCTCCATAAGTTGTTTCATGTGATGGATGGCTGCAGAGATAAATGGATTTATAGTGACTTTGTGACCTTGAAACAAGGTGCTTCACCTTTCTAGGCTGTATCTACACAACTGTAAAGTGGGCACGACCTCCCCATAATGACTATATTCTGAGGGTTTAATGTGTGAATACGTGTAGAGGGACTGGCACCATAACTGGTACTCATAAAACTCTATAAACCAATGTCCCTCACTCATTTCCAAGCCTGGACTTTCCATCCCCACGTAAACTTCAGGACCTAGCATGACGCACAGCCCTCCCATGGAGGCTCTCAGTAGAAGTATGTGCAACCCAACACACCGAAGAAAAATCTCCCCTAATTAGTCTATTATTTCTAGGTCTCCCAAAAGCCAGAGCAATTTTGAGGAACTACATATGAGAAGTCTCACTGGAAGATGACTTTTGGTGTATTTTCAGATCGGCTGAGGCTGCTTGTGCGCTAATGATCAGTGTTCATCAGCCAGGATGCCCTGTGGGCACACTTACCACCCCGAGGCTGAGCTCAATGACTGGGGATTGGAGATGATGGAGcggtggggagaggaaggcttTATTAGTGTTTCTGCTTAAaaggcgtttttttttttttttctgctcttagGTCAGGGCCTGGATATCCCAGACGCAGACAGCAGAGCACGTGCAGAGCCCACCGCCCCCACGGGGAGCCGTGGCCCCGCTAGCCACACAACGAAGGAAGCCCTCCCGTGCACTTCCGGCCAGGATGCTGCCACGGGGCGCCCCCTGGCAAGGACTGTGGGCCACCTGGCAAGGTCCTCCTCGTGCCTCCGGGGGCTGCTCGGCAGTACCGGCTGAGCtcagaggaaatgaaaattctCCAGAAGAAATTCCCTGGGGCTCCTGGTTCAGCACGGCGGGGGATGCCAGGGGGATGCCAGCCCCCCGGGTAACTCCTGGCCAGGACGGAGGTGCGGCATGGGCTGGTGTGTGGGTGTGACACCTGCATCCTCCGGGGACAGCTGCTGTAGCTCCCAGAGCTCACGGCAGAGGCGGCGCCGTGAGTTACGTTCACTCCGGAACGGACAGTTTTATTTGTTACGTCTCCTGTGTCGGCACCAGTGTGATTTCCATACACTTTGCTTTTCTTAAAAGCAAATCGAAGGAGCCGAAACAAGTGGGTCTTTGGCAGGCTTTCCCGGGAAATGGTCAGTAAATGAAAGATGAGGGGGCAGGTTAATGAGGGGAGACAAAGATTGCAGGATCTGTATAATTACAGCGCTGGTGTAAGCACTGCCGCTGAGGTACCTGAGGGCAGGAGGCACTTAGCTGCCGGCCCAGGAAGCGGGTTTATCAGATGTCTTGCCCCTCAGGGCGGGCCCGCTTCCAGAAACAGCCTGGGAGACTGGGTCCAGCTCATCAGCAGTTGTGTGGCCTTGGCTAGCTCACGTACCTCTCAGCCTCAGCTCCTCGCGGCCTGCAGGGCTCCTCCAGACCAGTTTTCTGGGAGTGTGTAATGCCGggcggagggggaggaggggttggggggtCAGCCACCATGAGGCTCACCCCAGGGGCACCACGCAGGGCGTATGTGTGAGCGGCTCCCTTTGGAGTTGGCCAACCAACCACGTGGCGCTGGGGCCTGCCTTTCCCGTAAGGCAGCCTCCGTTCTCCTGATCCCAACCTGGCGTCCAGCTGGAAACAGCACCAGGGGCCCCGAGCTTCCTTTGTCAAGGTTGTGCTCTGCCttctttttgcttaaaaaaattagatgatGTTGTGTGTGACTCATCAACCCTAAATGCCTTGTCCACCCTACCCCATTCCTGGGCACTCTCCATACCTCTCTGTAACAAAATTCCCACGGACTAGGTGCCTCTATACAAGCTgaagtctgaggtcagggtgccCGTGTGGTCAGGTTTATGTCAGGCGAAGGCCTGCTTCCTGGCTTGTAAacggccaccttcttgctgtgtcctcacgtggaggaggggagagggagctctGCAGGGCCTCTTGCACAAGGGCACGAATCCCGTTCATGAGGGCCTCACCTCATGACCTGAGCACCTCCGGAGGCCCCCCTCCTAACACCGTCACACCAGGCGTTAGGATTGCAACGTGTGAATCTGGGGACACGAGCGTTCAGGCCACAGCAGGGCTTTTCCTCCTCTGCGTCCTGCAGTCCCTGACACACTCGTGCTACACAAGACACAGAGGTGGGGGTAGTGACAGCAGATGCTGCgatgaaaaggcaagaaaaggtTTGTAAAAAGCTGGCCATATCTCAATACACATTCGCTGGAAACACCGTCTCTCGTCTTAGGTCACAGCAGGAGTCAGCCTGTTGGGACAGTGTCAGCACCACTCTGACTCGGGGACCAGATGTCCTTTCACCAATGCCACTGAGGGTCCCAGCAGCGTGCAGTCCCCATGTGTGGGCGATTTGGGGTGGTTTCTTTTTCAGCTGGATTACATTTATGTTTCCAGAGGAGATCACAAGGCCCTTTCAGCCCCTTGGTTCTATGAAACTCTCATGGAGCACCGACTTGGAAAGCAAGGTATTTTCATAGAGTCcagtttgttttattctctttactGACTGTAATTTAATAGTAAATACActgcagggaggagggcagaAACCTATAAAATTGAGTGGAATTCAACCtccattcttcttttcatttcatcGTTTTCCTTCTACACCTTTGTCCCTcgcattctttttcatttgagtctttctcttttgcctcatgttttttcattttcttattgtctcCTCCCTCTGCATCCCTATAACTAACCCCGCTTATTCCTCTTTTCCCTTGTGTCCAGTCTTAGGCAATGGTGTTCTGGTGGCCCTCAGAGCCTGGGGGCATGGTCACCTGACCTGAGGATCACCCCGTGGCAGCCGTCCAGGCCAGGATGGGTGAGGGGGTGTGTGATCTGTAAGCAGGAGTGGTGTCTCTAAGTGGGAGGCTGGAGGGTTGTAGAGGAAGGAATGAAGCCCCCCTGCGATACTGCGTATGACTTTGAGGGACAGAGAGTGGACCCCTGCGGCGGTCCGCACATCCCAGGACACCTGTTTCAGGGAAGGAGCGTGCAAAGGGGAATCCTCCAGCCTGCAGACAAGATGGGTTCTGCTCTCTTTGGGTTTGGACCCTACCTGGGGTCTGATTCTTTTTCCTCGAAGGTAGGGGGTGAATCCCATAGTGTTAGGAGATCCCAGACCTGCCTGGAGTCCCAATTCTGAAGACAcaaatttttctaaatgaatgGCTCTggcaactatagttaacaatTCTGTACTGTGAACTTGAAAGTTCCTGTGAGAGCAGAGCTGTAATGTTCCCACCgtaataaacaacaaaaaagtggtAATTATATGAGGTAAAGGACACCCTTAACCAACCTTACTGTGGTAAttatattttgcaatatatatttgtatcaaatcatcacactgtacacctgaaacttacaccgTGGTTCATGTCGATCACATCTCCATAGAGGTGAGGTGGGGTGGTGAATGGCTGCCCTGAGCTCTGCACACACGGGCTCCCGAGTCCCCACTGGAGGGGTGGGGCTACAGGCCTCGCCTCTCCCTGGGGTGTTCTCCAGAGGTCCCTAGCTGTAGActccctccccgcagcccctCCACACCCCTTCAGGGTGAGTCTGTGTCTGGCTCCTCCATCGTCCTGGGGCTTGTGATGTGTGTGACTCACTGGCGTGATCTGGCTCTGGCCCAGGTGAACCCTGGTGTGTGGTCCAAGCCTCCTCAGAACTTTGGCCACAGAAAGCCATCTGGTGGAACCCCCTGGGTGGGCCCCATCTGGACGGACGGTGTACTCCTGGGGATCTCCGTTTTAAAGATGAAGAcaccaaggttcagagaggtcaagtaacttgcgcaaggtcacacagccggtgAGTTGCAGACCTCGGATTTAACATAAGTTTTCTGGTTCCAAAGTTGATTCTTCCCTCTACACCACACTATACAGCTCACTAACCTAAGGCCATTCCCCAAAACTTCAAGTTGCCTGAAACAGCTATATATTCACTAAGGGGACATTGCCTATTAACTATTTTTAGGTTCCATAGGAGTATGccatcctctttttttcttaatttatgttTCACGTATAAGTGATCATAGTGCTTCACTAGCAAGTGATTAAGAAGAGCTAATTTGCAGGTTGTGTCAGCCAGGCTGTACCCTAATCCACATGTGGAACGTTGACAAAATTGGTTTCCTCATAAaaacaatttgtaaatatttgctgCCCTTTTGACATTCAACTTGGACGCTAACTTGGGTAGGAAAGCCCCCATAATTGTGTTCACAACCGTATGGAGAGCTTGGATGAGGCTCTGGGGGCAAGGGGAGGACAGGGGTCATCACCCTGACTCGAGTCCCAAGCCCCCTGCCTACCAGCAGGGTTAGCTATTCTTTATCTTGGTTCCTTGCGCCCCCTTGTGGCCAAGAGTGAAGGGAGCTCCCAGAAAGTCCAAAATAAATTCCATGGACTGATCCCAGAGACATTTCCAATTTTGGATGGAAATTGCCCACGGAACAGCATGCCCTTCTCATGAACCTAGGTACTTCCCCACCTTATGAAAGTGAGTTTAACTTTTCTGATTATAACAGAAACACGTctccaaattttataaattttggaaaatacagaacaatgtgaagaaaataaaaatcacatatacTCTGACCCAGCAGAGATAGTCACTATAagattttggaaacattttcccgatttttttctatgtacatacatatacacacacatatacagcatctgtttattatatatacatatatatatatatatatataatatgtattattaatcTATCACCGGTCCAGAATTAGCCATTACTAAAGCCTACATCTACCCATGTGGGCCCCCTCTACCCAGTCTCTCTGTCTGCCCTGCTTCTTCTTAAAGTAAaactgtaacacacacacacacacacacacacacacacacacacacacggaattaCACTGTACTTAAACTTTTGtttccttccccctttttttaaCTGAGCCTTTCCCCCAGATCATCAAATATTATCAGAACACACGGCCGTACCATATCCCAGAAGATGGGTGTATTATAATTTAATGAATCCTC
This genomic window from Phocoena sinus isolate mPhoSin1 chromosome 21, mPhoSin1.pri, whole genome shotgun sequence contains:
- the DKK4 gene encoding LOW QUALITY PROTEIN: dickkopf-related protein 4 (The sequence of the model RefSeq protein was modified relative to this genomic sequence to represent the inferred CDS: inserted 1 base in 1 codon; deleted 1 base in 1 codon), with translation MVVLVLLRLGWLCAPXGALVLDVNNKSSVDAQGARKGSQCMSDKDCDTRKFCLKPQDEKPSCATCRGLRRWCQRAAVCCPGTLRVNDVCTAMEDATPILERQIDDQDDTDTQGTNEHSIQENKPKRKPNIKKSQGSKGQEGESCLRTFDCGPGLCCARHFWTKICKPAPLEGQVCSRRAHKDAAQAPEIFQRWGCGPGLSCRSQATGNQRNSRVRVWPEDLNSCTSSSRSLRQELKNLPIQITLKIKSCSK